DNA sequence from the Methanolobus psychrophilus R15 genome:
GAATGATGTGTGGCGGTCTACAGATAACGGTGCAACCTGGACTGAGATCAACTCCAGTTCCGGCTGGTCTGCAAGACATGTACACAGCAGTGTTGTCCTTCGCGACGGCAGTATCGTGCTCATGGGCGGTCATGATGGCAACGTTAAGACGGCAGCATCGTACTTATGGGCGGTCATGACGGCAGCTATAAGAATGACGTGTGGCGCTTAACAACCGCCGGTTCCTCGGGACAGGACCCTTCTCATACTTATACTGAGGCTGGAACCTATCAGGTGGCACTGCAGGCATATAATTCTGAAGGATACAACAGTACCATACGGACGGATTACATCACTGTTGCCATTGCTCCAGTAGCAGACTTTGGTGCTGATGTCACTTCCGGTGCTGTTCCTTTGGCTGTGAACTTTACCGACACTTCCTCCAATGCTCCCACTAGCTGGGAATGGAGCTTCGGTGACGGTAATACATCTACAGATCAGAACCCGACACATATTTACGTGTCAGCAGGCACTTATAACGTCAGTTTGAATGTGACCAACGTAGGCGGCAGTAATGTCAGCACTCAGTTGTCTTACATTACCACAGCAATAACTCCTGTTGCCAACTTCAGTGCTGATGTCACATCAGGTGCTGTTCCCCTGACCGTAAACTTCACCGATCAGTCCATCAATGCTCCGACATCATGGTATTGGAACTTTGGTGACGGCAACACCTCTACAGATCAGAACCCGGCACATACTTACGTCGCTGCAGGCATCTATAACGTCAGCCTGAATGCAACAAATGTGGGTGGCAGCAACGTCAGCACGCAAACCAATTACATCACAACAGCCTATGTCCCGGTTGCTGGTTTCACGTCCAACGTTACTTCCGGTGCAGCTCCGCTTGCCGTGAGTTTCACAGATCAGTCCACTAACGCAACTGCATGGTACTGGGATTTCGGAGATGGGATTACATCCGCTCTCCAGAACCCGACCCACACATACATGGATGTAGGTACCTACAATGTCAGCCTTACTGCAATAAATGCAGTCAGTGGGAATAACTCCCTGGCAGAAACCGATTATATCACAGTTGCTATCGCTCCGGTTTCCAATTTCACTGCCGATGTCACATCGGGTGCAGTTCCGCTTGCCGTTACTTTTACTGATCAATCGACCAATTCTCCAATCTCCTGGTTCTGGGACTTTGGTGACGGGACTAACTCAACCACTCAGAATCCAAGCCATACATACACAAGTGTAGGTACTTACACTGTAACTTTGAATGCAAGTAACGTAGGTGGAAGCAATATCAGCACACAGAGTAACTACATCACTGCAGCAATTACTCCAGTGTCCGGTTTCACCGCAGATGTTACTTCCGGTGCAATTCCACTCGCTGTAAGCTTCACAGATCAGTCCACCAATTCCCCTACCTCCTGGTTCTGGGAATTTGGTGACGGTACCAGTCCACAAATGCTACTGGATGGTACTGGGATTTCGGCGACGGTAACGTATCTGCTCTCCAGAACCCGACGCATACATACACGGATGTAGGTACTTATACTGTCAACCTGACAGCAATAAACGCAATAAGCGGCAATGATAATCTGACACGGATCGATCACATCACCGTTGCCATTGCTCCTGTTGCCAACTTCACGGCTTCTGCAACCTCAGGAACAGCACCGTTTGCTGTCACTTTCACCGACCTGTCCACCAACAGTCCGACTGCATGGGCATGGGATTTCGGTGACGGAGCAACTTCGACTGACCGGAATGCAACACACACCTATACAAGTGCAGGCAGCTATGCAGTCAGCCTGAATGTATCGAATGTGGGTGGTAGTAATGTAAGCACCCAGATGAGCTACATCACCGTAAGCTCCGCAAGTTCCGGTTCAGGCAGCCGTGCATCGGTAAGCCCGGGTCAGCCGCCTGAAAGTACCACATCCACTTACACTGCCGTTAGGCATGTCATTGGAGGCACCAGCGTTGAGTATGATTTCTCCGGCACAGGCAGTCCTGTGATCAGCATAAGCTTTGACGCAAAGGACAACAAGGGACTTGTGGTTGCCAATGTACAGGTACTTTCCAGTACACCGGAAGGCATTTCCACCCCTTCGGGTAACCCCTACCAGCTGATGAGCATCGATGTTGGAAGCCAGGGTACTATCTCAAGCCACAACGCTAACAACATCCTCATCCATTTCAAGGTAAGCCGGGAATGGATAAGAGAGAACAACATCGATGTTTCCACCATCCGCATGACGCGGTATCATGACGGCCAGTGGAATGACATGCCGACATATCAGGAAAGAGAAGAAGACGATCACATCTACTTCTATGCTGAAACACCCGGATTCTCCATTTTCAGTGTCGTCGGCGACGAGCTAGGAACAACCGAGGGAGAGAAAACTGCAGATGCAGCACTCTTTGAAGAAGCAACAGAAGTCCCCTTAGAAACAGAGGACAAAAACACTCCTGGATTCACCGGATTGATGGGACTGCTCTTTGTAGCGGTTGCCTGTGTGGTAAGCAGAAGGTCCAGACTTTAAGGAAAGGGCAGTCACCTGTCCTTTTCAACTTCTTTTTTCATGAACATTTTCAGGTCATCCTGCAGGCCGTAGAAGTTCCTGTAATCCCTGATGACATTCTCTGCCTGTTTCGGATAACGTCTGAACATAAACCTGATGAAATTTTCTTTGGACCTGCATTCCTTAATGATATCTATAAGCTCAGTTGCATGCTGCTTTGAAAGGAGATTGTCCTTCTGTATCTCGAATGTCAGGCAGAGGGCCTGCGGCGGGAAGTATTTCCTGCGGATGAAGGGGCCAACAGAGCCCAGCAACACGTCATGGTCCAGCCTGCTGAAAGCTGGAACACCGGCACGTTTAAGCCTGTCCGGGTCGGTGAGAGCTTCGAGGTTCTTTGCGGAATAGGAGTGCAGCTCTATGTAAATACAGGGATGCAATTCTTCGACGGCTTCTATGATGGACTTGCCTATGTCAGAAAAATAACTGTCATCCAGGGTTGACACATAATTGCCTGCACTTACCACAGGAATGACTGCCAGCGTCCCTTCCTTTGGAGCCCGGATATTCTCAAGTATGTCCGATGTGTCCTTCCATTCCTCTCCGTGAAGGCCTGCAACAAAGAGCCTGACAGGGAGACCTTGCCCAAGTATCCTGTATGACATTTGAATGATCAGCTGCTCTCTTTCTCACCGATGACGTAAATCTCCATCTGTTCCGGATCTATAACATTCAGTATCCTGAACCCGCCGTCCTCTACCATTTCAATGAATGGATGGCTGTCTTCTATATTTGATATCTTGATGACCAGCAAAAGCTTACCACCTGTCTTTAGCAGAGGGGAGACTCTCTCCAGGGCCTGGACCGAATCAAGCGGCTCGAGGGTCATATCAATAAGCAGCACGTCCACCGGCTCAGGTGAGAGTTCCTCAAGAGGGGTATGGAACACATCTGCAAATACGATCGATACGTTATCCTTCTCATGTTCTATCTTCCTAAGCTCGGTCCTGAAATCCCTGCTGAACTCAACACCCCTTACCTTCGCAGCTATCTCTGAGGCATAGAGCACGAATCCCCCGGCACTCGATCCCAAGTCAAGGACGCTATCCTTGCTGCTGATCATGCCAGTGGCTTCCTGTATCCTTTTAAGCTTGAAGTAGCCTTTTGGCATATCCTGGCCCTCCTCTACTAGGACCTCTTTCCCGGCGATTATGTCCTTTGAGGGCTTCTTCACGATAGTGCCCCCGACTGTGACCTTTCCTTCCAGAATTGCAGTCTTTGCCCTTGCACGTGACTTGAAATGACCAGTCTCCACAAGATATGCATCCAGTCTCATAAGAAGGCTAATATAGGCTTTACTATTTTAGACTTTACCATTAACGGCTGCATATAGGATCCATCACTGGATATTATTATTCCGGCACCCATCTTTTCATCACAGGCCTTGCCGACAGGCCGTGTATGAATATGGAAAGGATGATCACCGTGGTAACCAGGGCAAGAGCTTCCTTGCTTCCCTCAAAACCTGCATGAGAATAGGCATAGAGGAGGTAATATATTGATCCTATTCCGCGAATACCATAAAATGAAATGATGTACTTTTTAGATTTTCGCAGATGTGTTCCGGACAGAGCGATAAGCCCGGTCAAAGGCCTGACTACCAGTACTATAAAAGCAGCTGCCGGGACCATATACCATTGAAAATCCTCCATAAACCCGTGGCTGATGTAAACTCCCAGCATGGTGAATAAGATCACTACAAGGGTCCTTTCTATCTCTTCGGAAAAGTCATGCAGGAGATCCAGATACTCGTGCATGATCTCCTGCTGTTTGAAGGTGCATGCTGCTACAAAGACTGTAATGAAGCCATATGAATTGACCATCTGGGCCAGCCCGTAAGGAAAGAGTGTGAGGCTAAGTGCCAGCAATCCCACAGATAAGACTGAACTGTTACACTGAGGCTTAGGGCAACTGAAAATGATCTTTGCCAGCAGCCAGCCGGTTCCTATCCCCAGAAGCGTACCCACAATGATCTTATAGAGAACATCGATTACAAACCAGTCGGCAAACCATAGTGAAGGATGAATGCCCGCCAGGGCCATGGCAATGGCCATATTGGTAAAAGGGAAGGCCAGTCCGTCATTCAACCCTGCCTCGGCGGTCAGCGCCAGCCGGGCACTTGATGTATCTTCCTCATGGGGAGGTGTTGTTTGTATATCTGAAGCCAGTACAGGGTCCGTAGGAGCTAGCACGGCTCCAAGCAGCATTGCTGTGGCAGGTGCAAACCCCAGAAATTTCCATCCGTAAAGTGCTATTAAGGCAATTGTCAGCGGCATGGTGATAGCCAGCAGTCGTGCGGCATAACGCCAGGTTTCCCAGGCAAAAGGCCGCTTGAGTTTAAGCCCT
Encoded proteins:
- a CDS encoding RNA-binding S4 → MRLDAYLVETGHFKSRARAKTAILEGKVTVGGTIVKKPSKDIIAGKEVLVEEGQDMPKGYFKLKRIQEATGMISSKDSVLDLGSSAGGFVLYASEIAAKVRGVEFSRDFRTELRKIEHEKDNVSIVFADVFHTPLEELSPEPVDVLLIDMTLEPLDSVQALERVSPLLKTGGKLLLVIKISNIEDSHPFIEMVEDGGFRILNVIDPEQMEIYVIGEKESS
- a CDS encoding cell surface protein, with protein sequence MGGHDGSYKNDVWRLTTAGSSGQDPSHTYTEAGTYQVALQAYNSEGYNSTIRTDYITVAIAPVADFGADVTSGAVPLAVNFTDTSSNAPTSWEWSFGDGNTSTDQNPTHIYVSAGTYNVSLNVTNVGGSNVSTQLSYITTAITPVANFSADVTSGAVPLTVNFTDQSINAPTSWYWNFGDGNTSTDQNPAHTYVAAGIYNVSLNATNVGGSNVSTQTNYITTAYVPVAGFTSNVTSGAAPLAVSFTDQSTNATAWYWDFGDGITSALQNPTHTYMDVGTYNVSLTAINAVSGNNSLAETDYITVAIAPVSNFTADVTSGAVPLAVTFTDQSTNSPISWFWDFGDGTNSTTQNPSHTYTSVGTYTVTLNASNVGGSNISTQSNYITAAITPVSGFTADVTSGAIPLAVSFTDQSTNSPTSWFWEFGDGTSPQMLLDGTGISATVTYLLSRTRRIHTRM
- a CDS encoding sodium/hydrogen exchanger, which gives rise to MEPVDVFSPGSYNLILFYLGIAVFIAVVSPRFLSRHMITAPIAYLLISSVAFFFFAESPLPHIGEEPYLGERLTEIGVIISLTAAGLKLKRPFAWETWRYAARLLAITMPLTIALIALYGWKFLGFAPATAMLLGAVLAPTDPVLASDIQTTPPHEEDTSSARLALTAEAGLNDGLAFPFTNMAIAMALAGIHPSLWFADWFVIDVLYKIIVGTLLGIGTGWLLAKIIFSCPKPQCNSSVLSVGLLALSLTLFPYGLAQMVNSYGFITVFVAACTFKQQEIMHEYLDLLHDFSEEIERTLVVILFTMLGVYISHGFMEDFQWYMVPAAAFIVLVVRPLTGLIALSGTHLRKSKKYIISFYGIRGIGSIYYLLYAYSHAGFEGSKEALALVTTVIILSIFIHGLSARPVMKRWVPE
- a CDS encoding cadherin, with translation MSYITVSSASSGSGSRASVSPGQPPESTTSTYTAVRHVIGGTSVEYDFSGTGSPVISISFDAKDNKGLVVANVQVLSSTPEGISTPSGNPYQLMSIDVGSQGTISSHNANNILIHFKVSREWIRENNIDVSTIRMTRYHDGQWNDMPTYQEREEDDHIYFYAETPGFSIFSVVGDELGTTEGEKTADAALFEEATEVPLETEDKNTPGFTGLMGLLFVAVACVVSRRSRL